In Mycolicibacterium alvei, a single window of DNA contains:
- a CDS encoding dienelactone hydrolase family protein, whose amino-acid sequence MTTITMNTPAGPIDALLGLPGGEGPWPGVVIIHDAIGYAPDNEVISERVAAAGYLALTPNLYARGGRARCITRVMRELLTQRGRALDDVLAARDHLRAHPQCTGTVGIAGFCMGGQFALVLGPKGFGAAAPFYGTPLPRRLDQTLDASCPVVASFGRRDPIGIGAAGRLQRIVDDNDIPADIKVYPDAGHSFANQLPGQSLLRITGFGYNEAATADAWSRVFTFFDEHLAAKAN is encoded by the coding sequence GTGACGACGATCACCATGAACACTCCGGCCGGCCCGATCGACGCGCTACTCGGCCTCCCCGGTGGCGAAGGACCGTGGCCCGGGGTGGTGATCATCCACGACGCGATCGGCTACGCGCCCGACAACGAGGTGATCTCCGAAAGGGTCGCGGCCGCCGGCTATCTCGCGCTCACGCCGAATCTCTACGCGCGCGGCGGTCGGGCCCGCTGCATCACCCGGGTGATGCGGGAACTGCTGACCCAGCGCGGTCGTGCACTGGACGACGTCCTGGCCGCACGTGATCACCTGCGTGCGCACCCGCAGTGCACCGGGACTGTCGGCATTGCAGGTTTCTGCATGGGCGGGCAGTTTGCGCTTGTACTGGGCCCCAAAGGATTTGGAGCGGCTGCACCGTTCTACGGCACCCCGCTGCCGCGACGGCTCGACCAGACCTTGGATGCCTCGTGCCCGGTGGTCGCCAGCTTCGGCCGCCGCGATCCGATCGGCATCGGTGCCGCGGGTCGGTTGCAGCGCATCGTCGACGACAACGACATCCCCGCCGACATCAAGGTCTACCCCGATGCCGGGCACAGTTTCGCCAATCAGCTTCCGGGCCAGTCCTTGCTGCGGATCACCGGATTCGGCTACAACGAAGCCGCCACCGCCGATGCCTGGTCCCGGGTGTTCACGTTCTTCGACGAGCACCTGGCGGCTAAAGCCAACTGA